The genomic segment GTCGACGGACATCGCGGTGCGCCGCTGCCGCGGCGGCACGTCGTCCATCGGGCGCCACTGGCCGTCCCGGTTGTCGTACGCGAAGTCGCGCGGCACCACCACCCGGATCGCGCCGCCGACCGCGGCGCCGGTGGACAGCAGGTGGGTGGCGCCGTAGTTGGCCGCGACCCGGGCCCGCAGCAGCCCGTCGCGCACCTCGTCGCCGCGCGAGGCCAGCGGTACCGCCACGATCGTCGCTGGCGGGATCCGGTCGCTCGCGGCGAGGATCGAGCGCACCAGCACCTCCGGCGCCAGCCCCTCCGGGGTCGGCCCGGCCACCGGGACGAACACCAGCACGTGCGCGCCGATCGTGCGCGCCGCGTTGCCGATCTGCGCCAGCTGCGGGCGGTGCAGCGGCCGGGTGGCGATCACCCCGAGCACCCGCCCGTCCGGCAGCCCGGCACGGACCTCCTCGGGCGTCCGGCGCAGCCGGCGGAACGCGCCGTGCTCGGGGGCGCCGACCCGACGGACCGGCCCGCCGACCCGGAACCAGCCGTCCCGGACCTCGGTGAGTTCCATCGCCTCGACCGCGGCGACCGGGGCGCCCTCCGGGTCGGTGAGGATCAGCAGCCGCCGGACCGGCTGGCCGGGATCGAGCCGCTCGGCCACCTCCACCGGGACGACCAGGGTGACCGGCACCGGCCACGGCGTACCGTCGGCGAGGCTGCCGCGGCGGGCCACGCTCGCCGCGTCGTCGCCGGCCAGGAACCCGGTCAGCGGCGCGTACGCACCGGA from the Actinocatenispora thailandica genome contains:
- the cysC gene encoding adenylyl-sulfate kinase, whose translation is MTDWVLPDGVLRDAPSYTPRPAELADLELLLSGAYAPLTGFLAGDDAASVARRGSLADGTPWPVPVTLVVPVEVAERLDPGQPVRRLLILTDPEGAPVAAVEAMELTEVRDGWFRVGGPVRRVGAPEHGAFRRLRRTPEEVRAGLPDGRVLGVIATRPLHRPQLAQIGNAARTIGAHVLVFVPVAGPTPEGLAPEVLVRSILAASDRIPPATIVAVPLASRGDEVRDGLLRARVAANYGATHLLSTGAAVGGAIRVVVPRDFAYDNRDGQWRPMDDVPPRQRRTAMSVDDINDLLDRGSPLPEWHTPPAVARELRKARPPRHQRGLVLLFTGLSGAGKSTVARGVGDALAESGERRATTLDGDVVRRMLSAGLGFSAEDRDRNIRRIGFVAAEVARHGGIALCAPIAPYARTRAEVREMAHAVGGDFVLVHVATPLAVCEERDRKGLYAKARAGMVPAFTGVTDPYEEPTDADLTLDTSKLSVEEAVEEVLDFLVSGGWLDSV